From Rhodoferax sp. AJA081-3, the proteins below share one genomic window:
- a CDS encoding MBL fold metallo-hydrolase → MNDLEMQLHYPLGEALAPSGGTLEVAPGVRWIRMTLPFALNHINLWLLRDCVDGVEGWSIVDCCIHRDEAKAQWESIFAHELQGLPILRVIVTHMHPDHIGLAHWLCERWSGRGAGPPQGAPSPLGGQRSSEDASVGAHRECRLWISATDYQVARLGCLGPTGFGGDRAAEYFAAHGLNSPEAVEQIKGRTGYFPSLVPSVPPQYRRLMDGMVLDIGGRGWRCISGYGHAPEHIALYCAELNVLIGGDMMLPRISTNVSVYEQEPESNALVQFLDSIDKFRALPEDTLVLPSHGKPFTGMHTRIQQLHDHHRDRLAEVMEACTERPCCAFDILPVLFKRPLDMHQTTFAMGEAVAHLHALWFAGQLQRTTDAQGVYRFGLASA, encoded by the coding sequence ATGAACGATCTGGAAATGCAGCTCCACTACCCGCTGGGCGAGGCGCTGGCCCCCAGTGGCGGCACGCTGGAAGTGGCGCCCGGCGTACGGTGGATACGCATGACCCTGCCCTTTGCGCTGAACCACATCAACCTCTGGCTGCTGCGCGATTGTGTGGACGGGGTGGAGGGCTGGAGCATTGTGGACTGCTGCATCCACCGCGACGAGGCCAAGGCGCAGTGGGAATCCATCTTTGCCCATGAGCTGCAAGGCCTGCCGATACTGCGGGTCATCGTCACCCACATGCACCCCGACCATATTGGCCTGGCGCACTGGCTGTGTGAGCGGTGGAGTGGGCGCGGCGCCGGGCCGCCCCAAGGCGCGCCCAGCCCCCTCGGGGGGCAGCGCAGCAGCGAAGACGCAAGCGTGGGGGCTCATCGTGAATGCCGCTTGTGGATCAGCGCCACCGATTACCAGGTAGCCCGCCTGGGCTGTTTGGGTCCCACCGGCTTTGGCGGCGACCGTGCAGCGGAATACTTTGCGGCCCACGGCCTGAACAGCCCCGAGGCGGTGGAGCAAATCAAGGGCCGCACGGGGTACTTTCCGTCTCTGGTGCCGTCCGTGCCGCCACAATACCGGCGGCTGATGGATGGCATGGTGCTGGATATCGGCGGGCGAGGCTGGCGCTGCATCAGCGGTTATGGCCATGCGCCGGAACACATTGCACTGTACTGTGCAGAGCTCAACGTGTTGATAGGGGGCGACATGATGTTGCCCCGAATCAGTACCAACGTCAGCGTTTACGAGCAGGAGCCCGAGTCCAATGCGCTGGTGCAGTTTCTGGATTCCATCGACAAGTTCCGCGCACTGCCCGAAGACACACTGGTACTGCCCTCGCACGGTAAGCCGTTCACGGGCATGCACACCCGCATCCAGCAGTTGCACGACCACCACCGCGACCGACTGGCCGAGGTGATGGAGGCCTGCACAGAACGCCCCTGCTGCGCCTTCGACATACTGCCCGTGTTGTTCAAGCGCCCGTTGGACATGCACCAGACGACCTTTGCCATGGGTGAGGCCGTGGCCCACCTGCACGCACTGTGGTTTGCCGGCCAACTGCAGCGCACCACAGACGCGCAAGGCGTCTACCGGTTTGGCCTGGCGTCCGCTTAG
- a CDS encoding Hsp20/alpha crystallin family protein, giving the protein MIDKSTAKEQLADTPEEGVTTPLVDVVEDSSGITLYADLPGVPKDKLRIRVESDTLFVEGEMSLPWVKDLQASHVEVPYPRYRRSFTLGKELDRDKVAAEFRQGVLRLHIPKVEHVKPRKIEVQVA; this is encoded by the coding sequence ATGATCGACAAAAGCACTGCCAAAGAACAGCTTGCCGATACGCCTGAGGAGGGTGTTACAACACCCTTGGTGGACGTGGTCGAAGACTCTTCGGGCATCACCCTGTATGCAGATTTGCCGGGTGTGCCCAAAGACAAGCTGCGCATCCGGGTCGAGTCAGACACACTGTTTGTCGAAGGGGAAATGAGCCTGCCATGGGTCAAGGACCTGCAGGCCAGCCATGTCGAGGTGCCTTATCCACGTTACCGGCGCAGCTTCACCCTGGGCAAGGAACTCGACCGCGACAAGGTGGCCGCAGAGTTCCGCCAAGGGGTGTTGCGCTTGCATATCCCCAAGGTCGAACACGTCAAGCCGCGCAAGATCGAGGTGCAGGTCGCCTAA
- the glyS gene encoding glycine--tRNA ligase subunit beta → MTTTTTKNLLVELFVEELPPKALKKLGEAFASVLADSLKAQGLTGADAAVTHFASPRRLAVHVTTVDPQAADKAVSQKLMPVAVGLDASGNATPALLKKLQALGADASAVAGLKRAPDGKAEALFYDSTVKGATLAVGLQKALEDAIAKLPIPKVMTYQLESGCELPGWTSVSFVRPAHSLIALHGADVVPVQALGLKAGNSTQGHRFEAKVSPVVLKDADSYAATLAQDGSVIASFAERRAEIARQLAAAAAKVGGGCKPIDDDALLDEVTALVERPNVLICTFEKEFLDVPQECLILTMKANQKYFPLLDAANKLTNKFLVVSNINPDDASFVIGGNERVVRPRLADAKFFFDQDRKKTLESRVDGLGKVVYHNKLGSQGERVARVRAIAKAIAAQLGDATLVAQADQAAQLAKTDLVTDMVGEFPELQGTMGRYYALNDKLPVAVADAIEDHYKPRFAGDTLPRGDVGVVVALADKLETLVGMFGIGNVPTGDKDPFALRRHALGIVRMRIERQLPMTSGDLVDIAFAAFPRGLIGEAHTDVLGFLQDRLSGYLRDTGYSSAEVEAVMAATGRSSWADLPKRLAAVRTFAALPESPALAAANKRISNILKKVDGDVGIQVNDALLIEPAEKALVTALKSVAPVADSAWAAGNYTESLQALAALKAPVDAFFDGVMVNAEDPALKANRLGLLKMLHVAMNRVADLSKLAT, encoded by the coding sequence ATGACAACAACAACAACCAAAAACCTTCTGGTCGAACTATTTGTGGAAGAGCTGCCGCCCAAGGCGCTCAAGAAATTGGGTGAAGCGTTTGCTTCCGTGCTGGCGGATTCGCTCAAGGCGCAAGGCCTGACCGGCGCCGACGCAGCGGTCACCCATTTCGCATCACCCCGCCGTCTAGCCGTACACGTCACGACCGTGGACCCACAGGCCGCCGACAAGGCCGTCTCGCAAAAGCTGATGCCGGTTGCCGTGGGCCTGGATGCCTCGGGCAACGCCACCCCCGCCTTGCTGAAGAAACTGCAGGCATTGGGCGCTGACGCTTCCGCCGTTGCAGGCTTGAAGCGCGCGCCTGATGGCAAAGCCGAAGCCCTTTTTTACGACAGCACCGTCAAAGGCGCGACGCTGGCCGTTGGTTTGCAAAAAGCATTGGAAGACGCCATTGCCAAGTTGCCCATCCCTAAGGTCATGACCTACCAGTTGGAAAGTGGCTGCGAGTTGCCCGGCTGGACCAGCGTGAGTTTTGTGCGCCCAGCCCACAGCCTGATCGCCCTGCATGGCGCGGACGTGGTGCCGGTGCAGGCGCTGGGCTTGAAGGCCGGCAACAGCACGCAAGGCCACCGTTTTGAAGCCAAGGTATCGCCGGTGGTGTTGAAGGACGCGGACAGCTACGCCGCAACACTGGCACAGGACGGCTCCGTCATCGCCAGCTTTGCCGAGCGCCGTGCCGAGATCGCACGTCAGCTCGCCGCCGCCGCGGCCAAGGTCGGCGGGGGCTGCAAACCTATCGACGACGACGCCCTGCTGGACGAAGTGACTGCACTGGTTGAGCGCCCCAATGTACTCATCTGCACCTTCGAAAAAGAGTTTCTCGATGTGCCGCAGGAGTGCCTGATCCTGACGATGAAGGCCAACCAGAAATACTTCCCGCTACTGGACGCGGCCAACAAGCTGACCAATAAATTTTTGGTGGTCAGCAACATCAATCCCGACGACGCAAGTTTTGTGATCGGCGGCAACGAACGTGTGGTGCGCCCGCGCCTGGCCGACGCCAAGTTCTTCTTCGACCAAGACCGCAAGAAGACGCTGGAGTCGCGTGTCGACGGCCTGGGCAAAGTGGTGTACCACAACAAACTTGGCAGCCAAGGCGAACGCGTGGCCCGTGTGCGTGCCATTGCCAAGGCGATTGCAGCGCAGTTGGGCGATGCGACCTTGGTGGCGCAGGCCGACCAGGCAGCACAACTGGCCAAGACCGATCTGGTCACCGACATGGTTGGCGAATTCCCCGAGCTGCAAGGCACGATGGGCCGTTACTACGCATTGAACGACAAGCTGCCCGTGGCAGTAGCCGATGCGATTGAAGACCACTACAAGCCACGTTTTGCGGGTGATACCTTGCCGCGTGGTGATGTGGGCGTGGTGGTTGCGCTGGCCGACAAGCTGGAAACGCTGGTCGGTATGTTTGGCATTGGAAATGTGCCCACCGGTGACAAGGATCCGTTTGCGCTGCGCCGCCATGCATTGGGCATTGTCAGAATGCGTATCGAGCGTCAATTGCCTATGACGTCCGGTGATTTAGTCGATATTGCGTTTGCTGCATTTCCGCGCGGGTTGATTGGCGAGGCTCATACCGATGTTCTGGGGTTTTTGCAGGATCGCCTGAGTGGCTATCTGCGAGACACTGGTTATTCAAGTGCGGAAGTAGAAGCTGTTATGGCTGCGACTGGTCGGTCGTCCTGGGCGGATCTTCCCAAGCGCCTTGCCGCCGTGCGCACCTTCGCAGCCCTGCCAGAAAGCCCCGCGTTGGCCGCAGCCAACAAACGTATCAGCAACATTCTGAAGAAGGTCGATGGCGATGTAGGCATCCAAGTCAACGACGCGTTGCTAATCGAACCCGCTGAGAAAGCTCTGGTCACTGCACTCAAATCTGTGGCGCCCGTGGCAGATTCCGCGTGGGCTGCGGGAAATTACACCGAAAGCCTTCAGGCCTTGGCCGCACTAAAAGCCCCGGTAGATGCGTTCTTTGACGGCGTGATGGTTAATGCTGAAGACCCAGCGCTTAAGGCCAATCGCCTGGGCTTGCTGAAGATGCTGCACGTCGCCATGAACCGCGTCGCCGACCTCTCCAAACTGGCCACATGA
- a CDS encoding M48 family metallopeptidase: MRGFFQYTLDLFDALAPADVASTAPETIAVVAHSAPSQASPGVSHKLVQPLSQAIVPATFTHPHANREVRLGDATVAYLFQRAKRRTIGFVVGPDGLVVRAPRWTPLGEVDAALREKSQWITRKLGESRERQARQHEARIDWCDGVVLPLFGDNIQVVLDPSHNFGAVGAQLDATTPDAAYRALRVGLCQAATPEQIRDAVQAWLMRQARAYFVQQLDHFAPLLQVQWRKLSLSNAGTRWGSAKSDGSIRLNWRLVHFRPAVIDYVVAHELSHLRVMDHSPRFWDTVRSVVPDYAALRGQLKDDAIPKW; the protein is encoded by the coding sequence ATGCGCGGCTTCTTCCAGTACACCTTGGACCTGTTTGATGCCCTAGCCCCCGCGGATGTTGCCTCAACCGCTCCTGAAACCATAGCGGTTGTCGCGCATTCTGCTCCATCACAAGCTTCCCCTGGCGTCAGCCATAAACTTGTTCAGCCCCTGAGCCAGGCGATAGTCCCTGCCACCTTTACCCACCCGCACGCCAACCGCGAAGTGCGCCTGGGCGATGCCACGGTGGCCTACTTGTTTCAGCGCGCCAAGCGGCGCACCATTGGGTTTGTGGTCGGGCCTGACGGCCTGGTTGTGCGGGCCCCGCGGTGGACGCCGCTGGGTGAAGTGGATGCGGCGCTGCGCGAAAAGTCGCAGTGGATCACCCGCAAGCTGGGTGAATCGCGCGAGCGCCAGGCCCGCCAGCACGAGGCCCGTATCGACTGGTGTGACGGCGTCGTGCTGCCGCTGTTTGGCGACAACATCCAGGTGGTGCTGGACCCCAGTCACAACTTTGGCGCGGTGGGTGCGCAGCTGGATGCTACAACGCCAGACGCCGCCTACCGCGCGCTGCGTGTAGGCCTCTGCCAAGCAGCCACGCCCGAGCAGATCCGTGATGCTGTGCAGGCCTGGCTGATGCGCCAGGCGCGTGCGTATTTTGTGCAGCAGCTGGACCACTTTGCGCCCCTGCTGCAGGTGCAGTGGCGCAAGCTCAGCCTCAGCAATGCGGGCACGCGCTGGGGCAGTGCCAAGTCGGATGGCTCCATCCGCCTGAACTGGCGCCTGGTCCACTTCCGCCCGGCGGTGATCGACTATGTGGTGGCCCATGAGCTGAGCCACTTACGCGTCATGGACCACAGCCCCCGTTTCTGGGACACCGTGCGCAGCGTGGTGCCCGACTATGCCGCGCTGCGTGGGCAGCTCAAGGACGATGCGATACCCAAGTGGTAG
- a CDS encoding HlyC/CorC family transporter, translated as MSDPHPARTPDKEDKRTFLRKLAEFLHPGPDSTAELIETLAEAEDNNIIGAESRVMLEGVIRMADMTAGDVMVAATRMDLLDIQAPMDELINTVIDTAHSRFPVFEGERENVIGILMAKDLLKLRRAPELNIRALLRPAVFVPETKGLNDLLRDFRGNRNHLAIVIDEFGRVAGLITIEDVLEQIVGEIEDEFDIAEDEGDIFALADRTYRVSGDTPLERVNDAFSVSLNGVDPDQHFDTIGGLIAHQMGHVPKRGERYSVGGLDFLVLHTKGGAVKWFKVSPIADVDG; from the coding sequence GTGTCAGACCCACATCCCGCGCGTACGCCAGACAAAGAAGACAAGCGTACATTTTTGCGCAAACTGGCCGAGTTCCTCCACCCCGGCCCCGACTCGACCGCCGAGCTGATTGAAACGCTGGCGGAGGCTGAGGACAACAATATCATTGGCGCTGAATCCCGCGTCATGTTGGAAGGCGTGATTCGCATGGCGGACATGACCGCCGGTGATGTGATGGTGGCCGCGACCCGCATGGACCTGCTGGACATCCAGGCGCCAATGGATGAACTGATCAACACCGTGATCGACACTGCGCACTCCCGCTTTCCGGTGTTTGAGGGCGAGCGCGAAAACGTCATCGGCATCCTGATGGCAAAGGACCTGCTCAAGCTGCGGCGTGCGCCCGAACTCAATATTCGCGCTCTGTTGCGCCCCGCCGTTTTTGTACCAGAGACCAAGGGCCTGAACGATCTGCTGCGCGACTTCCGCGGCAACCGAAACCACCTGGCCATCGTCATTGATGAGTTCGGCCGTGTCGCAGGTCTCATCACCATTGAAGACGTGCTGGAGCAGATCGTTGGCGAGATCGAGGACGAATTCGACATTGCCGAGGACGAAGGCGATATCTTTGCGCTGGCCGATCGCACCTACCGTGTCAGTGGTGACACGCCGCTGGAGCGGGTCAACGATGCGTTCTCGGTGAGCTTGAACGGTGTTGACCCTGACCAACATTTCGACACGATTGGCGGTTTGATTGCTCACCAGATGGGCCATGTTCCTAAACGGGGTGAGCGTTATTCTGTGGGCGGCCTGGACTTCCTGGTGTTGCACACCAAAGGTGGTGCAGTGAAGTGGTTCAAGGTATCGCCCATAGCGGATGTGGATGGCTAA
- a CDS encoding 1-acyl-sn-glycerol-3-phosphate acyltransferase, producing the protein MPFLRSILHMAWLVLTVIPYTLAIILVAVLRLDRSYRYRIASAWLGLSSMGSARVLLGIHTRVTGMENLPTGEKSPAVLLVKHQSTLETFLMPALMPHRLAYVFKKELLYVPFFGWAIGLLDMIYIDRSLRTQAFKKVVSQGKERLAQGTWIIMFPEGTRMARGQKGVYETSGTRLAVQTGAPVIPIAVTSAKCWPRKAFIKTPGTVDVSIGKPIPSEGRHHKELMQEVENWIEAEMRRLDPEAYR; encoded by the coding sequence ATGCCCTTTCTGCGATCGATCCTGCACATGGCCTGGCTGGTGCTGACCGTGATCCCCTACACGCTGGCCATCATCCTGGTGGCGGTGCTGCGCCTGGACCGTTCTTACCGTTACCGCATCGCGTCTGCCTGGCTGGGTTTGAGCAGTATGGGCAGCGCCCGTGTGCTGCTGGGCATCCACACCCGGGTCACCGGCATGGAGAACCTGCCCACCGGTGAGAAGAGCCCGGCCGTGCTGCTGGTCAAACACCAGTCCACACTGGAAACCTTTTTGATGCCCGCGCTGATGCCGCACCGGCTGGCGTATGTGTTCAAGAAAGAACTGTTGTACGTGCCGTTCTTCGGCTGGGCCATCGGCTTGCTGGACATGATTTATATCGACCGCAGTCTGCGCACCCAGGCGTTTAAAAAGGTGGTTTCGCAGGGCAAGGAGCGGCTGGCCCAAGGCACCTGGATCATCATGTTCCCCGAGGGCACACGCATGGCACGTGGGCAAAAGGGTGTGTACGAGACCAGTGGCACCCGCCTGGCCGTGCAGACCGGCGCACCGGTGATCCCGATTGCGGTGACGTCGGCCAAATGTTGGCCACGCAAAGCCTTTATCAAGACACCCGGCACGGTTGACGTGTCCATTGGCAAACCCATCCCCAGTGAGGGCCGCCACCACAAGGAGCTGATGCAGGAAGTGGAAAACTGGATCGAGGCCGAGATGCGCCGCCTGGACCCCGAGGCCTACCGCTGA
- the lnt gene encoding apolipoprotein N-acyltransferase — protein sequence MANGVVDAPTRPRWGVSAALKATIVFIAACAQSAGVSWPFSFGFEAGQPLWWLQCLALAALVGVLHRCSSTKQAAGFGLLFATAWLCATFWWLYISMHTYAGLNSLVTMLAIVSLAAALGLYYAAACGLYWRMKGDRPLLASMVFAALWTMAEMARGTWLTGFGWGAVGYAHLTGPLAGYVPWVGAYGVGALAAWLAAGLVLALQRGVALRLTLVAVLAAGWLLPLTQTAWSQGAGKLSVTLLQGNIPQDEKFQPGSGIPLALQWYGDALNRSATDLVVAPETALPVLPQDLPDGYWDALAGRYAEGAQAALVGSPWGNMREGYTNSVFAFGPNQKGEWRYDKHHLVPFGEFIPPLFRWFTQMMNIPLGDFNRGAIGQPSYPWKGQLLALNICYEDLFGEELGARFIDPALAPTIFVNVSNIGWFGDSVAINQHLQISRMRALEFERPMLRATNTGATVIIDHTGRVTASLPRSTRGVLVGEVQGRTGTTPFAWWVARFGLWPIWIVALAIVLVAAYTRRTRAA from the coding sequence ATGGCTAACGGCGTGGTGGATGCGCCGACACGTCCACGATGGGGTGTGTCCGCCGCTTTGAAGGCTACTATTGTTTTTATAGCGGCTTGCGCCCAATCCGCAGGGGTTAGCTGGCCATTTTCCTTTGGATTTGAAGCGGGGCAGCCCTTGTGGTGGTTGCAGTGCCTGGCATTGGCCGCGCTGGTTGGCGTGCTGCACCGTTGCAGCAGTACAAAACAGGCGGCGGGTTTTGGCCTGTTGTTCGCAACTGCCTGGTTGTGCGCCACCTTTTGGTGGTTATACATCTCCATGCACACCTATGCGGGCCTGAACAGCTTGGTGACTATGCTGGCGATTGTGTCGTTGGCGGCAGCGCTAGGGCTGTATTACGCGGCGGCCTGCGGCCTGTATTGGCGAATGAAGGGCGACAGGCCTTTGCTGGCCAGCATGGTGTTTGCGGCCCTGTGGACCATGGCCGAGATGGCGCGCGGCACCTGGCTGACCGGCTTTGGCTGGGGCGCCGTCGGTTACGCCCACCTGACAGGACCTCTGGCCGGTTATGTGCCCTGGGTGGGTGCCTATGGTGTGGGGGCGCTTGCCGCATGGCTTGCGGCGGGACTTGTACTTGCGCTGCAGCGTGGTGTGGCACTGCGGCTGACCCTGGTGGCAGTCTTGGCCGCAGGCTGGTTGCTGCCACTGACCCAAACGGCCTGGTCGCAGGGCGCTGGCAAACTATCGGTCACGCTGCTGCAGGGCAATATTCCGCAAGACGAAAAATTCCAGCCCGGCTCCGGCATTCCCCTGGCCTTGCAGTGGTACGGGGATGCGTTGAACCGCAGCGCCACTGACCTGGTCGTTGCACCAGAAACGGCTCTGCCCGTGTTGCCGCAAGACCTTCCTGACGGTTATTGGGATGCATTAGCCGGTCGCTACGCCGAGGGAGCGCAGGCCGCCTTGGTCGGCTCGCCCTGGGGAAATATGCGCGAGGGTTATACCAACTCGGTGTTCGCCTTCGGCCCCAACCAGAAGGGGGAGTGGCGCTACGACAAACACCACCTAGTGCCGTTTGGCGAATTCATTCCACCGCTGTTCCGCTGGTTCACGCAGATGATGAACATCCCCTTGGGCGATTTCAACCGCGGCGCCATCGGCCAGCCGTCATACCCGTGGAAGGGTCAGCTTCTCGCGCTGAACATCTGCTACGAAGATTTGTTTGGAGAGGAGTTGGGCGCGCGGTTCATAGACCCGGCCCTTGCCCCCACCATCTTCGTCAATGTCAGCAACATCGGCTGGTTCGGCGATTCCGTCGCCATCAACCAGCACTTGCAGATCAGCCGCATGCGGGCGCTGGAGTTTGAGCGGCCCATGCTGCGCGCGACCAACACCGGCGCCACCGTCATCATCGACCACACCGGCCGTGTGACCGCTTCCCTGCCGCGCTCTACCCGCGGCGTGCTGGTGGGCGAGGTGCAAGGTCGCACCGGCACCACGCCGTTTGCGTGGTGGGTGGCGCGTTTTGGCCTGTGGCCTATCTGGATCGTTGCACTTGCTATTGTTTTGGTAGCTGCCTACACACGGCGGACGAGGGCGGCCTAG
- a CDS encoding Hsp20/alpha crystallin family protein encodes MYRTYTSRDLLSELGRLQRQFQRYANTPSSIRGDGRTEFPALNIGGTPDSVEIYAFAPGLDPKSIDVTIERGVLTVSGERSSELAGENRGEAVHIQERFVGKFRRAVSLSDDVDPTQVTARYVDGILCVSVKRRESAQRRHIEIH; translated from the coding sequence ATGTACCGAACCTACACATCGCGTGACTTGTTGTCGGAGTTGGGTCGCTTGCAGCGCCAATTCCAACGGTATGCGAACACCCCATCCAGCATACGCGGCGACGGGCGTACGGAATTCCCGGCGCTGAATATTGGCGGAACGCCCGATTCCGTTGAAATCTACGCCTTTGCCCCGGGCTTGGACCCCAAATCCATTGACGTGACCATAGAGCGCGGCGTACTCACCGTATCGGGTGAGCGCAGTTCTGAACTGGCGGGCGAGAACCGTGGCGAGGCCGTGCACATCCAGGAGCGGTTTGTGGGCAAATTCCGCCGCGCCGTCAGCCTGTCCGACGATGTGGACCCCACCCAGGTGACCGCGCGGTATGTGGACGGCATCTTGTGTGTCAGTGTCAAGCGCCGCGAGTCTGCGCAACGCCGCCACATAGAAATTCACTAA
- the glyQ gene encoding glycine--tRNA ligase subunit alpha yields the protein MLTFQQIILKLQAYWADQGCALLQPYDMEVGAGTSHTATFLRALGPEPWKAAYVQPSRRPKDGRYGENPNRLQHYYQYQVVLKPAPSNILELYLGSLEALGFDLKKNDIRFVEDDWENPTLGAWGLGWEVWLNGMEVTQFTYFQQVGGIDCKPITGEITYGLERLAMYLQGVDNVYNLTWTDGLSYGDVYKQNEVEQSTYNFEHSDADFLFTAFTAHEKQAKHLMEQQLALPAYEQVLKCAHSFNLLDARGAISVTERAAYIGRIRNLARGVAQSYYESRERLGFPLAPREWVEQMTKKAA from the coding sequence ATGCTCACATTTCAACAAATCATCCTGAAATTGCAGGCCTATTGGGCCGACCAGGGCTGCGCGCTCTTGCAGCCCTACGACATGGAAGTCGGTGCCGGCACCTCGCACACCGCCACCTTTTTGCGTGCCCTTGGGCCTGAGCCCTGGAAGGCCGCCTACGTGCAGCCCAGCCGCCGCCCCAAGGACGGCCGCTACGGCGAGAACCCCAACCGCCTGCAGCACTACTACCAGTACCAGGTGGTGTTGAAGCCCGCACCCAGCAATATTCTGGAGCTGTACCTAGGTTCGCTCGAAGCGCTGGGCTTTGATCTGAAGAAAAACGACATCCGTTTCGTAGAAGACGATTGGGAAAATCCCACGCTGGGCGCCTGGGGCCTGGGCTGGGAAGTCTGGCTGAACGGCATGGAAGTGACCCAGTTCACCTACTTCCAGCAGGTCGGCGGCATCGACTGCAAACCCATCACCGGTGAAATCACCTACGGCTTGGAACGCCTGGCCATGTACCTGCAGGGTGTGGACAACGTCTACAACCTGACTTGGACCGATGGCCTGAGCTACGGCGACGTGTACAAACAGAACGAGGTTGAGCAATCGACCTATAACTTTGAGCACAGCGACGCCGATTTCCTGTTCACCGCCTTCACTGCGCACGAGAAGCAGGCCAAACATTTGATGGAACAGCAATTGGCACTGCCTGCGTACGAACAGGTGCTGAAGTGCGCGCATAGCTTCAACCTGCTGGATGCGCGCGGTGCCATCAGCGTGACCGAGCGTGCGGCCTATATCGGCCGCATCCGCAACCTGGCGCGTGGTGTGGCGCAAAGTTACTACGAGAGCCGCGAACGCTTGGGCTTCCCGCTGGCGCCACGCGAATGGGTGGAGCAGATGACGAAGAAGGCTGCGTGA
- a CDS encoding MerR family DNA-binding transcriptional regulator, producing MSTTYSIGDLAREFDLTTRAIRFYEDLGLLEPQRTGPGGRSRVYSGRDRTRLKLTLRAKRLGLSLTEAKEIIQMYDSPRDTGAQLQKFLDVLAAHRLQLESQMTDLQANLDELKTHEKEARALLAKATKPAAKPAPKKTKA from the coding sequence ATGAGCACAACCTACAGCATTGGCGATCTGGCCCGCGAGTTTGACCTGACCACCCGCGCCATCCGGTTTTACGAAGACCTGGGGCTGCTGGAGCCCCAGCGAACCGGCCCAGGTGGCCGCAGTCGCGTCTACAGCGGGCGCGACCGCACGCGTCTCAAGCTCACGCTGCGGGCCAAACGCCTGGGCCTGTCGCTGACCGAGGCCAAGGAGATCATCCAGATGTACGACAGCCCGCGTGATACTGGTGCGCAGCTGCAGAAGTTCCTGGATGTGCTGGCCGCACACCGCCTGCAGCTGGAATCCCAGATGACCGACTTGCAGGCCAATCTGGACGAACTGAAGACCCACGAAAAAGAAGCCCGCGCACTATTGGCCAAGGCCACCAAGCCGGCTGCCAAACCAGCCCCCAAGAAGACCAAGGCCTGA
- the gmhB gene encoding D-glycero-beta-D-manno-heptose 1,7-bisphosphate 7-phosphatase has translation MKLVILDRDGTINEDSADFVKSPSEWEPLPGALEAIARLNHAGWHVVVATNQSGLGRGLFDVASLNAMHAKMHTMLAAVGGRVDAIFYCPHAPDEGCRCRKPEPGLFEQIGERYGISLDGVPAVGDAPRDLVSAVTAGCAPHLVLTGKAASLRDRPLPDGYPLDTVVHQDLAAFAEYIVMQDVRPSQAADL, from the coding sequence ATGAAACTCGTCATCCTCGACCGCGACGGCACCATCAACGAAGACAGTGCCGACTTCGTCAAGTCTCCCTCCGAGTGGGAGCCCTTGCCCGGCGCGCTGGAAGCCATTGCACGGCTCAACCATGCGGGCTGGCATGTGGTGGTGGCGACCAACCAGTCGGGTCTGGGGCGCGGGCTGTTTGACGTGGCCTCGCTCAACGCCATGCACGCCAAGATGCACACCATGCTGGCAGCGGTCGGTGGCCGGGTCGATGCCATCTTCTACTGCCCCCACGCGCCCGACGAGGGCTGCCGCTGCCGCAAGCCCGAGCCCGGGCTGTTCGAGCAGATCGGCGAGCGTTATGGCATTTCGCTGGATGGCGTGCCGGCCGTGGGTGATGCTCCGCGTGATCTGGTGTCTGCCGTGACCGCAGGGTGCGCGCCACATCTGGTGCTGACCGGCAAGGCCGCCTCCCTGCGCGACCGTCCGCTACCTGATGGTTACCCGCTAGACACCGTAGTGCACCAGGACTTGGCTGCCTTTGCCGAATACATCGTGATGCAGGATGTGCGGCCCTCTCAAGCGGCTGATCTGTAA